The window GTTCCAGCCTAATACTGGAAGGAGACCTAGACATATGGATACCCCCCAGGTGACCACCAGCATGAGATGAATCCATAGGATTGTCTTCTCTGAACAGTAAGTCAGTGCATTGTACAATGACAGATAGCGGTCCACGGTGATGGCCAATAAGCTGCTCACTGAAGCTGTGAATGAAGCCACAAGGAACCCCACCGTTATCAAGTTGATAGTCTCTGATTGAATCACATACTGAAATACAAAATTAAGGATCAAGCCAAAGCCAGCAAGGAGATCTGCTGTAGCTAGGCTCCCAATCAGTACGAACATTggggttctcagtgttggtgtgtaGAAGATGATGGCCACCACAATGGCATTCTCACAGGCAATGATGGTCCCTGAGATACACAGCATAATATCCCATGGGTTGATGGTAAACACTGAGAAGAAAGCTGACAACTCCAGGGAACCATTGACATCGCTGGTCTGGATCCACGGTTCAGAGAAGCTCGTGTCGCTGTCATTAAGGCTTTCATTCATTTCTCCAGAGTATGAGTGCCTGGGAAATACAAAGTGAAACATAGGAAGTGAGCATAATGTCTAAAATCACACACAGCACATTGCACAGCAGCACTGCTgacactgtccatggtgctgaagcttCAGGCTATAGTAACCAGCACATTGAAGTCATGCATCATCCTAAATATAATGTAGTATAATATTAactatatattaatatatacattTATAATATACATGCATAGTCTATACAATATAC is drawn from Anomaloglossus baeobatrachus isolate aAnoBae1 chromosome 3, aAnoBae1.hap1, whole genome shotgun sequence and contains these coding sequences:
- the GPR6 gene encoding G-protein coupled receptor 6 yields the protein MNESLNDSDTSFSEPWIQTSDVNGSLELSAFFSVFTINPWDIMLCISGTIIACENAIVVAIIFYTPTLRTPMFVLIGSLATADLLAGFGLILNFVFQYVIQSETINLITVGFLVASFTASVSSLLAITVDRYLSLYNALTYCSEKTILWIHLMLVVTWGVSICLGLLPVLGWNCLDDISSCSIVSPLTKSNVTLLSTSFFFIFILMLHLYIKICKIVCRHAHQIALQQHFLTASHYVATKKGVSTLAIILGTFGASWLPFSIYCVVGDHEYPSVYTYATLLPATYNSMINPIIYAYRNHEIQRSMWVLFCGCFQSKVSFRSRSPSDV